A stretch of Caenorhabditis elegans chromosome IV DNA encodes these proteins:
- the Y41D4A.4 gene encoding Transmembrane 9 superfamily member (Confirmed by transcript evidence), with product MRVLISLLLFTSLLVEADEHDHLYEVDEEVVLWMNTVGPYSNRQETYTYFSLPFCKGEKKEIGHYHETMGESLLGVELEFSGLDIKFRTNTKKTVVCEKKLTETDYKTLLYAIQNSYYYQMYLDDMPIWGMVGEIDNTVNPPAYKLYTHKRLDIGYNDKQVVDVNLTTDGRVDIRPGAELTFTYEVQWSKSEVDFTKRFDKYLDPSFFQHRIHWFSIFNSFMMVVFLVGLVWMILVRTLRKDYARYQKEDSLDDLDADLGDEYGWKQVHGDVFRPPSMPLLFSSCIGAGYHVFTVAVITTILAIVGEFYTERGSLLSAAIFVYAACSPVNGYAGGSMYARFGGRHWIKQMLLGAFLLPSMVCGVAFLINFIAIYYHASRAIPFTIMLAVSAICLFVILPLTLVGTVIGRNMAGSADYPCRVNAVPRPIPDKKWFVQPWLITLAGGVLPFGSIFIEMYFIFTSFWAYKIYYVYGFMLLVTIILSIVTVCVTIVCSYFLLNAEDYRWRWTSFACGASTAFYVYMYSMYYFFFKTKMYGLFQTVFYFGYMGIFAAALGLMTGTIGYVGTAKFVRKIYQTVKID from the exons ATGCGGGTACTGATAAGCCTGCTACTATTCACCTCGCTGCTCGTCGAAGCCGACGAACACGACCATTTGTACGAGGTCGACGAGGAGGTTGTATTATGGATGAACACG gTGGGACCCTACTCGAATCGCCAGGAAACCTACACCTACTTCTCCCTGCCATTTTGTAAAGGAGAGAAGAAGGAAATTGGCCATTATCACGAAACTATGGGAGAATCACTGCTCGGCGTGGAGCTAGAGTTCTCCGGATTGGATATAAAATTCAGAA caaacaCCAAGAAAACCGTGGTTTGCGAGAAGAAGCTCACCGAAACCGACTATAAAACGCTGCTCTACGCTATCCAAAACAGCTATTACTATCAAATGTACCTCGACGACATGCCGATTTGGGGAATGGTTGGAGAAATCGATAATACTGTGAATCCGCCGGCCTACAAGCTTTATACGCATAAGAGGCTAGATATTGGCTATAACGATAAGCAGGTGGTCGACGTGAATTTGACAACAGACGGAAGAGTTGATATTCGTCCCGGCGCTGAGCTCACGTTCACCTATGAGGTGCAATGGAGCAAGTCGGAAGTGGATTTTACCAAGAGATTCGATAAATATCTCGATCCAAGCTTCTTCCAGCACAGA atccactggttctcgatttttaacagtttcatGATGGTCGTATTCCTCGTCGGATTGGTATGGATGATTCTAGTCCGTACTCTACGAAAAGACTACGCCCGATACCAAAAAGAGGATAGTCTCGACGATTTGGACGCCGATCTCGGAGATGAGTACGGTTGGAAACAGGTTCACGGAGACGTCTTCCGTCCACCATCAATGCCGTTGCTCTTCTCATCGTGTATTGGAGCCGGTTATCATGTGTTCACTGTCGCGGTTATTACGACGATTTTGGCGATTGTTGGAGAATTTTATACAGA acGCGGCTCCCTACTCTCCGCCGCAATCTTCGTCTACGCCGCTTGCTCGCCAGTCAACGGATATGCCGGCGGATCGATGTACGCCAGATTCGGAGGTCGTCACTGGATCAAGCAAATGCTCCTCGGAGCATTCCTTCTGCCAAGTATGGTGTGTGGTGTCGCATTCCTTATCAACTTTATCGCGATCTACTATCACGCGTCACGCGCCATTCCATTCACAATTATGCTCGCCGTCTCGGCGATCTGCCTCTTTGTGATCCTTCCGCTGACTCTTGTCGGAACTGTGATCGGAAGAAATATGGCTGGAAGTGCAGACTATCCGTGTAGAGTGAATGCCGTGCCGAGACCCATTCCTGATAAGAAATGGTTCGTCCAACCGTGGCTCATCACCCTTGCCGGAGGTGTTCTCCCATTCGGATCCATCTTCATCGAAATGTACTTTATCTTCACCTCATTCTGGGCGTACAAAATCTATTATGTGTACGGATTCATGCTTTTGGTCACAATAATCCTGTCAATTGTCACCGTATGCGTCACAATTGTCTGCTCCTACTTCCTACTCAACGCCGAGGATTATAGATGGAGATGGACGAGCTTCGCGTGTGGAGCATCTACTGCATTCTATGTGTACATGTATTCCATGTATTATTTCTTCTTCAAGACAAA AATGTACGGACTTTTCCAAACGGTCTTCTACTTTGGATACATGGGAATCTTCGCCGCCGCTCTCGGACTCATGACCGGCACCATCGGATACGTCGGAACCGCCAAATTCGTCCGCAAAATCTATCAGACTgtgaaaatcgattaa
- the Y41D4A.4 gene encoding Transmembrane 9 superfamily member (Confirmed by transcript evidence) has translation MGESLLGVELEFSGLDIKFRTNTKKTVVCEKKLTETDYKTLLYAIQNSYYYQMYLDDMPIWGMVGEIDNTVNPPAYKLYTHKRLDIGYNDKQVVDVNLTTDGRVDIRPGAELTFTYEVQWSKSEVDFTKRFDKYLDPSFFQHRIHWFSIFNSFMMVVFLVGLVWMILVRTLRKDYARYQKEDSLDDLDADLGDEYGWKQVHGDVFRPPSMPLLFSSCIGAGYHVFTVAVITTILAIVGEFYTERGSLLSAAIFVYAACSPVNGYAGGSMYARFGGRHWIKQMLLGAFLLPSMVCGVAFLINFIAIYYHASRAIPFTIMLAVSAICLFVILPLTLVGTVIGRNMAGSADYPCRVNAVPRPIPDKKWFVQPWLITLAGGVLPFGSIFIEMYFIFTSFWAYKIYYVYGFMLLVTIILSIVTVCVTIVCSYFLLNAEDYRWRWTSFACGASTAFYVYMYSMYYFFFKTKMYGLFQTVFYFGYMGIFAAALGLMTGTIGYVGTAKFVRKIYQTVKID, from the exons ATGGGAGAATCACTGCTCGGCGTGGAGCTAGAGTTCTCCGGATTGGATATAAAATTCAGAA caaacaCCAAGAAAACCGTGGTTTGCGAGAAGAAGCTCACCGAAACCGACTATAAAACGCTGCTCTACGCTATCCAAAACAGCTATTACTATCAAATGTACCTCGACGACATGCCGATTTGGGGAATGGTTGGAGAAATCGATAATACTGTGAATCCGCCGGCCTACAAGCTTTATACGCATAAGAGGCTAGATATTGGCTATAACGATAAGCAGGTGGTCGACGTGAATTTGACAACAGACGGAAGAGTTGATATTCGTCCCGGCGCTGAGCTCACGTTCACCTATGAGGTGCAATGGAGCAAGTCGGAAGTGGATTTTACCAAGAGATTCGATAAATATCTCGATCCAAGCTTCTTCCAGCACAGA atccactggttctcgatttttaacagtttcatGATGGTCGTATTCCTCGTCGGATTGGTATGGATGATTCTAGTCCGTACTCTACGAAAAGACTACGCCCGATACCAAAAAGAGGATAGTCTCGACGATTTGGACGCCGATCTCGGAGATGAGTACGGTTGGAAACAGGTTCACGGAGACGTCTTCCGTCCACCATCAATGCCGTTGCTCTTCTCATCGTGTATTGGAGCCGGTTATCATGTGTTCACTGTCGCGGTTATTACGACGATTTTGGCGATTGTTGGAGAATTTTATACAGA acGCGGCTCCCTACTCTCCGCCGCAATCTTCGTCTACGCCGCTTGCTCGCCAGTCAACGGATATGCCGGCGGATCGATGTACGCCAGATTCGGAGGTCGTCACTGGATCAAGCAAATGCTCCTCGGAGCATTCCTTCTGCCAAGTATGGTGTGTGGTGTCGCATTCCTTATCAACTTTATCGCGATCTACTATCACGCGTCACGCGCCATTCCATTCACAATTATGCTCGCCGTCTCGGCGATCTGCCTCTTTGTGATCCTTCCGCTGACTCTTGTCGGAACTGTGATCGGAAGAAATATGGCTGGAAGTGCAGACTATCCGTGTAGAGTGAATGCCGTGCCGAGACCCATTCCTGATAAGAAATGGTTCGTCCAACCGTGGCTCATCACCCTTGCCGGAGGTGTTCTCCCATTCGGATCCATCTTCATCGAAATGTACTTTATCTTCACCTCATTCTGGGCGTACAAAATCTATTATGTGTACGGATTCATGCTTTTGGTCACAATAATCCTGTCAATTGTCACCGTATGCGTCACAATTGTCTGCTCCTACTTCCTACTCAACGCCGAGGATTATAGATGGAGATGGACGAGCTTCGCGTGTGGAGCATCTACTGCATTCTATGTGTACATGTATTCCATGTATTATTTCTTCTTCAAGACAAA AATGTACGGACTTTTCCAAACGGTCTTCTACTTTGGATACATGGGAATCTTCGCCGCCGCTCTCGGACTCATGACCGGCACCATCGGATACGTCGGAACCGCCAAATTCGTCCGCAAAATCTATCAGACTgtgaaaatcgattaa
- the Y41D4A.7 gene encoding DUF7758 domain-containing protein (Confirmed by transcript evidence) — protein MRSKIVDCEVEPSKNMNPKPGFLRRQWRKVKGEVSNALLSQYRRCVIQMKRCLRENTDVDQQRRKSQAKLHPLPDRPLRRVASKLNRKPTNEIARLRKKGDDWNANDLFKFQYSDPEEGTPEERKQLCYDWLDRLHEISKKYCYLAWYESAIYACYYRLAPILVDPVEKKRIWHDVKHEYAEIFMMGRRIWRRAIHPSRLRVFYDLAMLCVRFGDMENDDTVPKFKELMSDSTNFDFKVLNETEFIKSLDKVIKLENIVIDQFYKRRRSSGSIRSSFRSRRNTDCSPSRRSEQDSTPIPPAKPEDQDDACSLAESLQQMSISLPAVPDADFPPQPKISTSLTIPTIVVDGPDTTSSTSRTSRPNSPRLVRFDE, from the exons ATGCGGTCGAAAATCGTGGACTGTGAGGTCGAGCCGAgtaaaaat ATGAATCCAAAGCCGGGCTTTCTGCGTCGTCAGTGGCGAAAAGTGAAGGGAGAAGTGTCGAATGCTCTCTTATCACAATATCGTCGATGTGTGATCCAAATGAAGCGTTGCCTACGCGAGAATACAGATGTAGATCAGCAACGAAGGAAAAGTCAGGCAAAGCTTCATCCTCTTCCAg ACCGCCCGTTGCGCCGAGTCGCCTCGAAGCTCAACCGAAAACCTACGAATGAAATCGCGAGGCTCCGAAAGAAAGGTGACGACTGGAATGCAAATGATCTGTTCAAATTCCAATATTCGGATCCTGAAGAGGGAACTCCTGAAGAGAGAAAACAGTTGTGCTATGATTGGTTGGATAGGCTGCACgagatttcgaaaaagtatTGCTATTTGGCGTG gtaCGAATCAGCGATCTACGCTTGCTATTACCGCCTGGCGCCGATTTTGGTTGACCCTGTCGAGAAAAAGCGGATCTGGCACGACGTGAAGCACGAGTACGCTGAGATTTTCATGATGGGACGTCGGATATGGCGAAGGGCGATTCATCCGAGTCGTCTGAGAGTTTTCTATGATTTGGCAATGCTTTGTGTACGATTTGGTGATATGGAG AACGACGACACCGTGCCGAAATTCAAGGAACTTATGTCCGACTCGACAAATTTCGACTTCAAAGTTCTCAACGAGACGGAGTTTATCAAATCTTTAGACAAG gtaatcAAACTGGAAAACATTGTAATCGATCAATTCTACAAACGCCGCCGGAGCAGCGGGTCGATCCGCTCTTCATTCCGTTCCCGCCGCAACACGGATTGCTCCCCATCCCGACGATCGGAGCAAGACTCGACACCAATTCCACCGGCGAAACCGGAAGATCAAGATGATGCCTGTAGTCTTGCAGAGTCCCTTCAACAAATGTCAATTAGCCTGCCGGCAGTGCCTGACGCAGATTTCCCGCCGCAGCCGAAGATCAGCACGTCCCTCACAATTCCGACTATTGTTGTCGATGGACCCGACACCACGTCATCCACATCACGTACAAGTAGACCAAATTCTCCCAGACTCGTCAGATTTGACGAATAA
- the Y41D4A.4 gene encoding Transmembrane 9 superfamily member (Confirmed by transcript evidence): MRVLISLLLFTSLLVEADEHDHLYEVDEEVVLWMNTKFQVGPYSNRQETYTYFSLPFCKGEKKEIGHYHETMGESLLGVELEFSGLDIKFRTNTKKTVVCEKKLTETDYKTLLYAIQNSYYYQMYLDDMPIWGMVGEIDNTVNPPAYKLYTHKRLDIGYNDKQVVDVNLTTDGRVDIRPGAELTFTYEVQWSKSEVDFTKRFDKYLDPSFFQHRIHWFSIFNSFMMVVFLVGLVWMILVRTLRKDYARYQKEDSLDDLDADLGDEYGWKQVHGDVFRPPSMPLLFSSCIGAGYHVFTVAVITTILAIVGEFYTERGSLLSAAIFVYAACSPVNGYAGGSMYARFGGRHWIKQMLLGAFLLPSMVCGVAFLINFIAIYYHASRAIPFTIMLAVSAICLFVILPLTLVGTVIGRNMAGSADYPCRVNAVPRPIPDKKWFVQPWLITLAGGVLPFGSIFIEMYFIFTSFWAYKIYYVYGFMLLVTIILSIVTVCVTIVCSYFLLNAEDYRWRWTSFACGASTAFYVYMYSMYYFFFKTKMYGLFQTVFYFGYMGIFAAALGLMTGTIGYVGTAKFVRKIYQTVKID, encoded by the exons ATGCGGGTACTGATAAGCCTGCTACTATTCACCTCGCTGCTCGTCGAAGCCGACGAACACGACCATTTGTACGAGGTCGACGAGGAGGTTGTATTATGGATGAACACG aaatttcaggTGGGACCCTACTCGAATCGCCAGGAAACCTACACCTACTTCTCCCTGCCATTTTGTAAAGGAGAGAAGAAGGAAATTGGCCATTATCACGAAACTATGGGAGAATCACTGCTCGGCGTGGAGCTAGAGTTCTCCGGATTGGATATAAAATTCAGAA caaacaCCAAGAAAACCGTGGTTTGCGAGAAGAAGCTCACCGAAACCGACTATAAAACGCTGCTCTACGCTATCCAAAACAGCTATTACTATCAAATGTACCTCGACGACATGCCGATTTGGGGAATGGTTGGAGAAATCGATAATACTGTGAATCCGCCGGCCTACAAGCTTTATACGCATAAGAGGCTAGATATTGGCTATAACGATAAGCAGGTGGTCGACGTGAATTTGACAACAGACGGAAGAGTTGATATTCGTCCCGGCGCTGAGCTCACGTTCACCTATGAGGTGCAATGGAGCAAGTCGGAAGTGGATTTTACCAAGAGATTCGATAAATATCTCGATCCAAGCTTCTTCCAGCACAGA atccactggttctcgatttttaacagtttcatGATGGTCGTATTCCTCGTCGGATTGGTATGGATGATTCTAGTCCGTACTCTACGAAAAGACTACGCCCGATACCAAAAAGAGGATAGTCTCGACGATTTGGACGCCGATCTCGGAGATGAGTACGGTTGGAAACAGGTTCACGGAGACGTCTTCCGTCCACCATCAATGCCGTTGCTCTTCTCATCGTGTATTGGAGCCGGTTATCATGTGTTCACTGTCGCGGTTATTACGACGATTTTGGCGATTGTTGGAGAATTTTATACAGA acGCGGCTCCCTACTCTCCGCCGCAATCTTCGTCTACGCCGCTTGCTCGCCAGTCAACGGATATGCCGGCGGATCGATGTACGCCAGATTCGGAGGTCGTCACTGGATCAAGCAAATGCTCCTCGGAGCATTCCTTCTGCCAAGTATGGTGTGTGGTGTCGCATTCCTTATCAACTTTATCGCGATCTACTATCACGCGTCACGCGCCATTCCATTCACAATTATGCTCGCCGTCTCGGCGATCTGCCTCTTTGTGATCCTTCCGCTGACTCTTGTCGGAACTGTGATCGGAAGAAATATGGCTGGAAGTGCAGACTATCCGTGTAGAGTGAATGCCGTGCCGAGACCCATTCCTGATAAGAAATGGTTCGTCCAACCGTGGCTCATCACCCTTGCCGGAGGTGTTCTCCCATTCGGATCCATCTTCATCGAAATGTACTTTATCTTCACCTCATTCTGGGCGTACAAAATCTATTATGTGTACGGATTCATGCTTTTGGTCACAATAATCCTGTCAATTGTCACCGTATGCGTCACAATTGTCTGCTCCTACTTCCTACTCAACGCCGAGGATTATAGATGGAGATGGACGAGCTTCGCGTGTGGAGCATCTACTGCATTCTATGTGTACATGTATTCCATGTATTATTTCTTCTTCAAGACAAA AATGTACGGACTTTTCCAAACGGTCTTCTACTTTGGATACATGGGAATCTTCGCCGCCGCTCTCGGACTCATGACCGGCACCATCGGATACGTCGGAACCGCCAAATTCGTCCGCAAAATCTATCAGACTgtgaaaatcgattaa
- the Y41D4A.7 gene encoding DUF7758 domain-containing protein (Confirmed by transcript evidence) gives MNPKPGFLRRQWRKVKGEVSNALLSQYRRCVIQMKRCLRENTDVDQQRRKSQAKLHPLPDRPLRRVASKLNRKPTNEIARLRKKGDDWNANDLFKFQYSDPEEGTPEERKQLCYDWLDRLHEISKKYCYLAWYESAIYACYYRLAPILVDPVEKKRIWHDVKHEYAEIFMMGRRIWRRAIHPSRLRVFYDLAMLCVRFGDMENDDTVPKFKELMSDSTNFDFKVLNETEFIKSLDKVIKLENIVIDQFYKRRRSSGSIRSSFRSRRNTDCSPSRRSEQDSTPIPPAKPEDQDDACSLAESLQQMSISLPAVPDADFPPQPKISTSLTIPTIVVDGPDTTSSTSRTSRPNSPRLVRFDE, from the exons ATGAATCCAAAGCCGGGCTTTCTGCGTCGTCAGTGGCGAAAAGTGAAGGGAGAAGTGTCGAATGCTCTCTTATCACAATATCGTCGATGTGTGATCCAAATGAAGCGTTGCCTACGCGAGAATACAGATGTAGATCAGCAACGAAGGAAAAGTCAGGCAAAGCTTCATCCTCTTCCAg ACCGCCCGTTGCGCCGAGTCGCCTCGAAGCTCAACCGAAAACCTACGAATGAAATCGCGAGGCTCCGAAAGAAAGGTGACGACTGGAATGCAAATGATCTGTTCAAATTCCAATATTCGGATCCTGAAGAGGGAACTCCTGAAGAGAGAAAACAGTTGTGCTATGATTGGTTGGATAGGCTGCACgagatttcgaaaaagtatTGCTATTTGGCGTG gtaCGAATCAGCGATCTACGCTTGCTATTACCGCCTGGCGCCGATTTTGGTTGACCCTGTCGAGAAAAAGCGGATCTGGCACGACGTGAAGCACGAGTACGCTGAGATTTTCATGATGGGACGTCGGATATGGCGAAGGGCGATTCATCCGAGTCGTCTGAGAGTTTTCTATGATTTGGCAATGCTTTGTGTACGATTTGGTGATATGGAG AACGACGACACCGTGCCGAAATTCAAGGAACTTATGTCCGACTCGACAAATTTCGACTTCAAAGTTCTCAACGAGACGGAGTTTATCAAATCTTTAGACAAG gtaatcAAACTGGAAAACATTGTAATCGATCAATTCTACAAACGCCGCCGGAGCAGCGGGTCGATCCGCTCTTCATTCCGTTCCCGCCGCAACACGGATTGCTCCCCATCCCGACGATCGGAGCAAGACTCGACACCAATTCCACCGGCGAAACCGGAAGATCAAGATGATGCCTGTAGTCTTGCAGAGTCCCTTCAACAAATGTCAATTAGCCTGCCGGCAGTGCCTGACGCAGATTTCCCGCCGCAGCCGAAGATCAGCACGTCCCTCACAATTCCGACTATTGTTGTCGATGGACCCGACACCACGTCATCCACATCACGTACAAGTAGACCAAATTCTCCCAGACTCGTCAGATTTGACGAATAA
- the Y41D4A.3 gene encoding F-box associated domain-containing protein (Confirmed by transcript evidence) — protein MVRNVSIPFQLLKLPQKSIVYVLHRLLIADLIGFSLISQTAKERTKHLGLKAKCVCIGIDSQISILISLQHDQTRFIFYTNEYRNPEHRLEEEESIKMSIDTRLGEWKTPKCCVKQFLDHVFEIFHEKTKVLSLRFTTDHYENALFDDLGGLEIEYFYMHSSPNSKSLTSQRALKQFSRAAKIINISHNPFPTESSIELQRILIRNMGMVQLNRPMNYTLNDLFVTNASTVQAQIPVRDVNTFLKHWIRGIDRNFHFAYFFFEDHELEVENAIEELFKNVNYQVAPAERLLILYPIGYQEILHKGGYDVRRIDGTEATMDVYRNRAWMYISSY, from the exons ATGGTCCGCAATGTGTCTATTCCCTTCCAACTGCTCAAATTAcctcaaaaatcgattgtcTATGTACTTCACCGATTGCTTATTGCAGATTT AATAGGATTTTCATTAATATCTCAAACTGCAAAGGAACGAACCAAACATCTTGGTCTGAAAGCCAAATGTGTCTGTATTGGAATAGATTCGCAAATATCGATTCTTATTTCCCTCCAACATGACCAAACACGTTTCATATTCTACACTAACGAATACCGAAACCCCGAGCATCGTCTTGAAGAGGAGGAATCAATTAAAATGTCTATTGATACCCGGCTGGGGGAATGGAAGACCCCGAAATGTTGtgtcaaacaatttttggatcatgtttttgaaatatttcatgaaaaaacgaAAGTTTTAAGTCTAAGATTTACAACTGATCATTACGAAAATGCTCTTTTTGATGATCTCGGCGGGTTGGAGATTGAATATTTCTACATGCATTCATCACcaaattcgaaaagtttaaCCAGTCAAAGAgcactgaaacaattttcccgtgcagcaaaaataattaatataaGCCATAATCCATTCCCAACAGAGTCATCAATAGAATTGCAAAGGATTTTAATACGAAACATGGGAATGGTTCAACTAAATCGACCAATGAACTATACTCTAAACGATCTATTCGTCACTAATGCTTCTACAGTCCAGGCTCAAATTCCTGTTAGAGATGTCAATACGTTCTTAAAACACTGGATTCGGGGAATCGACAGGAATTTTCATTTcgcttattttttctttgaagatCACGAATTGGAAGTTGAAAATGCAATTGAAGAGCTCTTCAAGAATGTGAATTATCAAGTTGCACCAGCGGAAAGATTATTGATACTTTATCCGATCGGATATCAAGAGATCTTGCATAAAGGTGGTTATGATGTTCGACGAATTGATGGAACAGAGGCAACTATGGATGTTTATCGGAATCGGGCGTGGATGTACATTTCATCATATT AA
- the Y41D4A.4 gene encoding Transmembrane 9 superfamily member (Confirmed by transcript evidence): MRVLISLLLFTSLLVEADEHDHLYEVDEEVVLWMNTVGPYSNRQETYTYFSLPFCKGEKKEIGHYHETMGESLLGVELEFSGLDIKFRTNTKKTVVCEKKLTETDYKTLLYAIQNSYYYQMYLDDMPIWGMVGEIDNTVNPPAYKLYTHKRLDIGYNDKQVVDVNLTTDGRVDIRPGAELTFTYEVQWSKSEVDFTKRFDKYLDPSFFQHRIHWFSIFNSFMMVVFLVGLVWMILVRTLRKDYARYQKEDSLDDLDADLGDEYGWKQVHGDVFRPPSMPLLFSSCIGAGYHVFTVAVITTILAIVGEFYTERGSLLSAAIFVYAACSPVNGYAGGSMYARFGGRHWIKQMLLGAFLLPSMVCGVAFLINFIAIYYHASRAIPFTIMLAVSAICLFVILPLTLVGTVIGRNMAGSADYPCRVNAVPRPIPDKKWFVQPWLITLAGGVLPFGSIFIEMYFIFTSFWAYKIYYVYGFMLLVTIILSIVTVCVTIVCSYFLLNAEDYRWRWTSFACGASTAFYVYMYSMYYFFFKTKYACFYSKLLRKIGQKTKKKTKKKIDFLAVFFYGRKKKKKNCAFQSIFNHFMLKKSL; encoded by the exons ATGCGGGTACTGATAAGCCTGCTACTATTCACCTCGCTGCTCGTCGAAGCCGACGAACACGACCATTTGTACGAGGTCGACGAGGAGGTTGTATTATGGATGAACACG gTGGGACCCTACTCGAATCGCCAGGAAACCTACACCTACTTCTCCCTGCCATTTTGTAAAGGAGAGAAGAAGGAAATTGGCCATTATCACGAAACTATGGGAGAATCACTGCTCGGCGTGGAGCTAGAGTTCTCCGGATTGGATATAAAATTCAGAA caaacaCCAAGAAAACCGTGGTTTGCGAGAAGAAGCTCACCGAAACCGACTATAAAACGCTGCTCTACGCTATCCAAAACAGCTATTACTATCAAATGTACCTCGACGACATGCCGATTTGGGGAATGGTTGGAGAAATCGATAATACTGTGAATCCGCCGGCCTACAAGCTTTATACGCATAAGAGGCTAGATATTGGCTATAACGATAAGCAGGTGGTCGACGTGAATTTGACAACAGACGGAAGAGTTGATATTCGTCCCGGCGCTGAGCTCACGTTCACCTATGAGGTGCAATGGAGCAAGTCGGAAGTGGATTTTACCAAGAGATTCGATAAATATCTCGATCCAAGCTTCTTCCAGCACAGA atccactggttctcgatttttaacagtttcatGATGGTCGTATTCCTCGTCGGATTGGTATGGATGATTCTAGTCCGTACTCTACGAAAAGACTACGCCCGATACCAAAAAGAGGATAGTCTCGACGATTTGGACGCCGATCTCGGAGATGAGTACGGTTGGAAACAGGTTCACGGAGACGTCTTCCGTCCACCATCAATGCCGTTGCTCTTCTCATCGTGTATTGGAGCCGGTTATCATGTGTTCACTGTCGCGGTTATTACGACGATTTTGGCGATTGTTGGAGAATTTTATACAGA acGCGGCTCCCTACTCTCCGCCGCAATCTTCGTCTACGCCGCTTGCTCGCCAGTCAACGGATATGCCGGCGGATCGATGTACGCCAGATTCGGAGGTCGTCACTGGATCAAGCAAATGCTCCTCGGAGCATTCCTTCTGCCAAGTATGGTGTGTGGTGTCGCATTCCTTATCAACTTTATCGCGATCTACTATCACGCGTCACGCGCCATTCCATTCACAATTATGCTCGCCGTCTCGGCGATCTGCCTCTTTGTGATCCTTCCGCTGACTCTTGTCGGAACTGTGATCGGAAGAAATATGGCTGGAAGTGCAGACTATCCGTGTAGAGTGAATGCCGTGCCGAGACCCATTCCTGATAAGAAATGGTTCGTCCAACCGTGGCTCATCACCCTTGCCGGAGGTGTTCTCCCATTCGGATCCATCTTCATCGAAATGTACTTTATCTTCACCTCATTCTGGGCGTACAAAATCTATTATGTGTACGGATTCATGCTTTTGGTCACAATAATCCTGTCAATTGTCACCGTATGCGTCACAATTGTCTGCTCCTACTTCCTACTCAACGCCGAGGATTATAGATGGAGATGGACGAGCTTCGCGTGTGGAGCATCTACTGCATTCTATGTGTACATGTATTCCATGTATTATTTCTTCTTCAAGACAAAGTACGCCTGTTTTTATAGCAAGTTGTTGCggaaaattggacaaaaaacgaaaaaaaaaacaaaaaaaaaaatcgattttttagccgtttttttttatggaagaaaaaaaaagaagaaaaattgtgcttttcaatctatttttaatcatttcatGTTGAAAAAATCGCTTTAA
- the Y41D4A.4 gene encoding Transmembrane 9 superfamily member (Confirmed by transcript evidence), whose amino-acid sequence MYGLFQTVFYFGYMGIFAAALGLMTGTIGYVGTAKFVRKIYQTVKID is encoded by the coding sequence ATGTACGGACTTTTCCAAACGGTCTTCTACTTTGGATACATGGGAATCTTCGCCGCCGCTCTCGGACTCATGACCGGCACCATCGGATACGTCGGAACCGCCAAATTCGTCCGCAAAATCTATCAGACTgtgaaaatcgattaa